The Theropithecus gelada isolate Dixy chromosome X, Tgel_1.0, whole genome shotgun sequence genome includes a window with the following:
- the NAP1L3 gene encoding nucleosome assembly protein 1-like 3 isoform X1, with translation MAEADFKMVSEPVAHGVAEEEMASSTSDSGEESDSSSSSSSTSGSSSGSSSSGSSSSSSGSSSSSGSTSSRSRLYRKKRVPEPSSRARRAPLGTNFVDRLPQAVRNRVQALRNIQEECDKVDTLFLKAIHDLERKYAELNKPLYDRRFQIINAEYEPTEEECEWNSEDEEFSSDEEVQDNTPSEMPPLEGEEEETPKENPEVKAEEKEVPKEIPEVKDEEKEVPKEIPEIKAEEKADSKADCMEATPEVKEDPKEAPQVKADDKEQPKATEAKARAAVREAHKRVPEERLQDSVDLKRARRGKPKREDPKGIPDYWLIVLKNVDKLGPMIQKYDEPILKFLSDVSLKFSKPGQPVSYTFEFHFLPNPYFRNEVLVKTYIIKSKPDHNDPFFSWGWEIEDCKGCKIDWRRGKDVTVTTTQSRTTATGEIEIQPRVVPNASFFNFFSPPEIPMIGKLEPREDAILDEDFEIGQILHDNVILKSIYYYTGEVNGTYYPFGKHYGNRKYRK, from the coding sequence ATGGCAGAAGCAGATTTTAAAATGGTCTCGGAACCCGTCGCCCATGGGGTTGCCGAAGAGGAGATGGCTAGCTCGACTAGTGATTCTGGGGAAGAATCTGACAGCAGTAGCTCTAGCAGCAGCACTAGtggcagcagcagcggcagcagcagtagtggcagcagcagcagcagcagcggcagcagcagcagcagcggcagcactAGCAGCCGCAGCCGCTTGTATAGAAAGAAGAGGGTACCTGAGCCTTCCAGCAGGGCGCGGCGAGCCCCGTTGGGAACAAATTTCGTGGATAGGCTGCCTCAAGCAGTTAGAAATCGTGTGCAAGCGCTTAGAAACATTCAAGAAGAATGTGACAAGGTAGACACCCTGTTCTTAAAAGCAATTCATGATCTTGAAAGAAAATATGCTGAACTCAACAAGCCTCTATATGATAGGCGGTTTCAAATCATCAATGCAGAATACGAGCCTACAGAAGAAGAATGTGAATGGAATTCAGAGGATGAGGAGTTCAGCAGTGATGAGGAGGTGCAGGATAACACCCCTAGTGAAATGCCTCCCTTAGAGGGTGAGGAAGAAGAAACCCCTAAAGAAAACCCAGAGGTGAAAGCTGAAGAGAAGGAAGTTCCTAAAGAAATTCCTGAggtcaaagatgaagaaaaggaagttCCTAAAGAAATCCCTGAGATAAAGGCTGAAGAAAAAGCAGATTCTAAAGCAGACTGTATGGAGGCAACCCCTGAAGTAAAAGAAGATCCTAAAGAAGCCCCCCAGGTAAAGGCAGATGATAAAGAACAGCCTAAAGCAACAGAGGCTAAGGCAAGGGCTGCAGTAAGAGAGGCTCATAAAAGAGTTCCTGAGGAAAGGCTTCAGGACAGTGTAGATCTTAAAAGAGCTAGGAGGGGAAAGCCTAAAAGAGAAGACCCTAAAGGCATTCCTGACTATTGGCTGATTGTTTTAAAGAATGTTGACAAGCTCGGGCCTATGATTCAGAAGTATGATGAGCCCATTCTGAAGTTCTTGTCGGATGTTAGCCTGAAGTTCTCAAAACCTGGCCAGCCTGTAAGTTACAcctttgaatttcattttctaccCAATCCATACTTCAGAAATGAGGTGCTGGTGAAGACATATATAATAAAGTCAAAACCAGATCACAATGATCCCTTCTTTTCTTGGGGATGGGAAATTGAAGATTGCAAAGGCTGCAAGATAGactggagaagaggaaaagatgtTACTGTGACAACTACCCAGAGTCGCACAACTGCTACTGGAGAAATTGAAATCCAGCCAAGAGTGGTTCCTAATGCAtcattcttcaatttctttagtcCTCCTGAGATTCCTATGATTGGGAAGCTGGAACCACGAGAAGATGCTATCCTGGATGAGGACTTTGAAATTGGGCAGATTTTACATGATAATGTCATCCTGAAATCAATCTATTACTATACTGGAGAAGTCAATGGTACCTACTATCCATTTGGCAAACATTATGgaaacaggaaatacagaaaataa
- the NAP1L3 gene encoding nucleosome assembly protein 1-like 3 isoform X2 gives MAEADFKMVSEPVAHGVAEEEMASSTSDSGEESDSSSSSSSTSGSSSGSSSSGSSSSSSGSSSSSGSTSSRSRLYRKKRVPEPSSRARRAPLGTNFVDRLPQAVRNRVQALRNIQEECDKVDTLFLKAIHDLERKYAELNKPLYDRRFQIINAEYEPTEEECEWNSEDEEFSSDEEVKAEEKEVPKEIPEVKDEEKEVPKEIPEIKAEEKADSKADCMEATPEVKEDPKEAPQVKADDKEQPKATEAKARAAVREAHKRVPEERLQDSVDLKRARRGKPKREDPKGIPDYWLIVLKNVDKLGPMIQKYDEPILKFLSDVSLKFSKPGQPVSYTFEFHFLPNPYFRNEVLVKTYIIKSKPDHNDPFFSWGWEIEDCKGCKIDWRRGKDVTVTTTQSRTTATGEIEIQPRVVPNASFFNFFSPPEIPMIGKLEPREDAILDEDFEIGQILHDNVILKSIYYYTGEVNGTYYPFGKHYGNRKYRK, from the exons ATGGCAGAAGCAGATTTTAAAATGGTCTCGGAACCCGTCGCCCATGGGGTTGCCGAAGAGGAGATGGCTAGCTCGACTAGTGATTCTGGGGAAGAATCTGACAGCAGTAGCTCTAGCAGCAGCACTAGtggcagcagcagcggcagcagcagtagtggcagcagcagcagcagcagcggcagcagcagcagcagcggcagcactAGCAGCCGCAGCCGCTTGTATAGAAAGAAGAGGGTACCTGAGCCTTCCAGCAGGGCGCGGCGAGCCCCGTTGGGAACAAATTTCGTGGATAGGCTGCCTCAAGCAGTTAGAAATCGTGTGCAAGCGCTTAGAAACATTCAAGAAGAATGTGACAAGGTAGACACCCTGTTCTTAAAAGCAATTCATGATCTTGAAAGAAAATATGCTGAACTCAACAAGCCTCTATATGATAGGCGGTTTCAAATCATCAATGCAGAATACGAGCCTACAGAAGAAGAATGTGAATGGAATTCAGAGGATGAGGAGTTCAGCAGTGATGAGGAG GTGAAAGCTGAAGAGAAGGAAGTTCCTAAAGAAATTCCTGAggtcaaagatgaagaaaaggaagttCCTAAAGAAATCCCTGAGATAAAGGCTGAAGAAAAAGCAGATTCTAAAGCAGACTGTATGGAGGCAACCCCTGAAGTAAAAGAAGATCCTAAAGAAGCCCCCCAGGTAAAGGCAGATGATAAAGAACAGCCTAAAGCAACAGAGGCTAAGGCAAGGGCTGCAGTAAGAGAGGCTCATAAAAGAGTTCCTGAGGAAAGGCTTCAGGACAGTGTAGATCTTAAAAGAGCTAGGAGGGGAAAGCCTAAAAGAGAAGACCCTAAAGGCATTCCTGACTATTGGCTGATTGTTTTAAAGAATGTTGACAAGCTCGGGCCTATGATTCAGAAGTATGATGAGCCCATTCTGAAGTTCTTGTCGGATGTTAGCCTGAAGTTCTCAAAACCTGGCCAGCCTGTAAGTTACAcctttgaatttcattttctaccCAATCCATACTTCAGAAATGAGGTGCTGGTGAAGACATATATAATAAAGTCAAAACCAGATCACAATGATCCCTTCTTTTCTTGGGGATGGGAAATTGAAGATTGCAAAGGCTGCAAGATAGactggagaagaggaaaagatgtTACTGTGACAACTACCCAGAGTCGCACAACTGCTACTGGAGAAATTGAAATCCAGCCAAGAGTGGTTCCTAATGCAtcattcttcaatttctttagtcCTCCTGAGATTCCTATGATTGGGAAGCTGGAACCACGAGAAGATGCTATCCTGGATGAGGACTTTGAAATTGGGCAGATTTTACATGATAATGTCATCCTGAAATCAATCTATTACTATACTGGAGAAGTCAATGGTACCTACTATCCATTTGGCAAACATTATGgaaacaggaaatacagaaaataa